The following coding sequences lie in one Myxococcales bacterium genomic window:
- a CDS encoding DnaJ domain-containing protein, giving the protein MSEPDFYKVLGVSKTADAPQIKAAYRKLARELHPDRNPGNKSAEDRFKQVSRAYEVLADPKKRKLFDEFGEVGLKEGFDPEQMRQYQRWGGGANVPREGGFQWSGNLEDLLRGAGGSGGGSVGDISDIFGNFTGRAGRRQPRSMPGRDIETSITLPFMEAIRGGEKDVSFQDPGTGRPKRLRIRVPAGIEDGHTLRLRGQGLEGTNGGPPGDLMVKVDIGPHPFLWREGRELHMKVPVTVPEAWRGAKVLVPTPQGEVSLRIPPATQGGAILRLKGKGITFGRGKTGDLFAHIQIGIPKDTSHAEGITDAIAALEKAYDHDIRAALKL; this is encoded by the coding sequence ATGAGCGAACCTGACTTCTATAAAGTACTCGGCGTTTCGAAGACTGCGGATGCTCCGCAGATAAAAGCCGCTTACCGAAAGCTCGCGAGAGAGCTTCATCCCGACCGTAACCCCGGCAATAAGAGCGCCGAAGACCGATTCAAACAGGTCTCCCGCGCTTACGAAGTCTTAGCTGACCCAAAGAAGCGCAAGCTTTTTGATGAATTTGGGGAGGTCGGGCTCAAAGAGGGTTTCGATCCGGAACAGATGCGGCAGTATCAACGGTGGGGCGGGGGAGCAAATGTTCCGCGTGAAGGCGGCTTTCAATGGAGCGGCAATCTCGAAGACCTTTTGCGGGGCGCAGGAGGAAGCGGGGGGGGCTCGGTCGGGGACATATCGGATATCTTTGGGAATTTTACCGGCCGTGCTGGCCGGCGGCAGCCGCGCAGTATGCCGGGTCGCGACATTGAGACCTCGATCACGTTGCCATTCATGGAAGCGATTCGGGGCGGGGAGAAGGACGTGAGTTTTCAGGACCCAGGCACGGGACGGCCAAAGCGTCTCCGGATTCGAGTTCCTGCGGGGATAGAGGATGGCCATACGCTGCGCTTGCGGGGTCAGGGCCTCGAGGGTACAAACGGTGGTCCGCCAGGCGATCTGATGGTCAAGGTGGACATAGGGCCCCACCCATTCCTATGGAGAGAAGGGCGAGAATTGCACATGAAAGTGCCGGTGACGGTGCCCGAGGCTTGGCGCGGCGCAAAGGTTTTGGTGCCTACGCCGCAAGGAGAGGTGTCTTTGCGTATCCCTCCAGCCACGCAAGGGGGGGCCATTCTACGCCTGAAAGGCAAGGGTATCACCTTCGGACGCGGGAAAACGGGCGATTTGTTCGCCCATATACAAATTGGTATCCCCAAAGACACGTCTCACGCGGAAGGTATCACGGATGCAATCGCCGCCTTGGAAAAGGCATACGACCACGACATACGCGCCGCGCTGAAGTTATGA
- the uppS gene encoding di-trans,poly-cis-decaprenylcistransferase — MAALVDLQNLPAHIAVVMDGNGRWAERQHQHRTFGHQSGSEAVRRTVRASRRLGIRALTLYAFSEQNWQRPSSEIEILMQLLEEFLAKEREEVIQNQIRFIPLGRTGRLPQKLVTLLRALEEETRHMSGMALAIALSYGGREEIADAAQSLARQVEQGSLRAEQVTLSALENTLPSMQVGEVDLLIRTGGEQRISNFLLWGAAYAELYFSQTFWPDFGERDLYEAICAYQSRERRYGKLSRAESVPLLTSNADGVTS; from the coding sequence ATGGCCGCCTTGGTGGATTTACAGAACCTGCCCGCTCACATCGCGGTGGTTATGGACGGAAATGGCCGCTGGGCAGAGCGTCAACATCAACACAGGACGTTTGGCCATCAGAGTGGTAGCGAAGCTGTCCGACGGACGGTGAGAGCAAGCCGCCGACTCGGAATTCGCGCCCTGACATTGTACGCTTTCAGTGAACAAAATTGGCAGCGCCCAAGCAGCGAGATCGAAATCTTAATGCAGCTTCTCGAAGAATTTTTGGCGAAGGAACGCGAGGAGGTGATTCAGAATCAGATCCGGTTTATTCCTCTTGGGCGTACGGGTCGTCTGCCTCAGAAGTTGGTCACATTACTCCGTGCGCTTGAAGAAGAAACGCGTCACATGAGCGGCATGGCACTCGCGATTGCGCTTTCCTACGGAGGACGTGAAGAGATTGCTGATGCAGCGCAGAGCTTAGCGCGGCAAGTGGAGCAAGGCTCTCTTCGCGCCGAGCAGGTTACGCTGAGCGCGCTTGAGAACACGCTCCCGTCGATGCAAGTCGGTGAAGTAGACTTGTTGATTCGCACAGGCGGCGAACAGCGCATCAGCAATTTCCTTTTGTGGGGCGCAGCATATGCTGAGCTCTATTTCAGTCAGACGTTTTGGCCAGATTTCGGGGAGAGGGATCTCTACGAAGCTATCTGCGCCTATCAATCTCGGGAGCGCCGATACGGAAAGCTGAGCCGGGCTGAATCGGTTCCCCTGCTGACTTCAAACGCCGATGGAGTGACCTCTTAG
- a CDS encoding phosphatidate cytidylyltransferase: protein MRSNLTKRLLSAAVMIPLALWIILGAPPYVFVAAVGLCAAFCTWELLRMVYPELRRLQILGALIALAGFLVSRYAENNTDLIAVWTLLLMLLAIVGLLSLGKRSEYHSKVAWLLLPPFYIGLPLITLAWLHAEPDGPQWVILALTLAFVADTGGYIVGRLWGKDKLAPYISPNKTIQGALGGLGGSVLAALIAHAWYLPNIPLLNAIMLGIVGGACGQAGDLFESLIKRGFAVKDSSHLIPGHGGLLDRLDAVLFTSACTWLYVQL, encoded by the coding sequence ATGCGGTCAAATCTTACCAAACGCCTGCTTTCAGCAGCGGTGATGATCCCTCTGGCGCTGTGGATAATTCTCGGTGCGCCACCCTACGTGTTTGTCGCAGCGGTGGGTCTGTGCGCAGCCTTTTGCACTTGGGAATTGCTTCGGATGGTGTACCCCGAGCTACGTCGGCTACAGATATTGGGTGCGCTGATTGCGCTCGCCGGCTTTTTGGTAAGTCGCTATGCGGAAAATAATACCGATCTGATCGCCGTCTGGACGCTGCTCTTGATGTTGCTGGCGATTGTAGGATTATTAAGCCTCGGCAAGCGTTCTGAATATCACTCCAAGGTGGCGTGGCTTTTGTTGCCGCCCTTCTATATCGGATTGCCCTTGATAACGCTTGCGTGGTTGCATGCGGAGCCAGACGGTCCTCAATGGGTCATTCTTGCACTCACCTTGGCATTCGTGGCGGATACCGGTGGATATATCGTTGGGCGCCTTTGGGGCAAGGACAAGCTTGCCCCCTATATTTCTCCCAACAAAACCATCCAAGGTGCATTGGGCGGCTTGGGCGGGAGTGTGCTCGCCGCGCTGATTGCGCACGCATGGTACTTGCCAAACATTCCACTCTTGAACGCAATAATGCTGGGGATCGTAGGCGGCGCCTGCGGACAGGCTGGAGACCTCTTTGAGTCACTGATCAAGCGCGGCTTTGCCGTCAAGGACAGCAGTCACTTGATACCGGGTCATGGTGGTCTCTTGGACCGCTTGGACGCCGTGCTTTTTACCTCCGCCTGCACATGGTTGTATGTGCAATTATGA
- a CDS encoding Glu/Leu/Phe/Val dehydrogenase, which yields MNTERYQFFDVIQGYLEKAAALIQLPPHVAKLLAQPKNELIVYFPVQMDSGEIRVFKGYRIQHNNLLGPYKGGLRYHETVSLDDLKALASMMTWKCALMEIPFGGAKGGVKVNPRDLSTDELMRLTRRFTHALGSNIGPDYDIPAPDVGTNAQIMVWMMDTYMNTIGHVEKNAQRRIVTGKSITSGGSHGREKATAQGVVHCITEWAREQRMDLEAKTAIVQGFGNVGSNTAMLLAKLGVSTLAVGDHSGYMQNPEGFNPHKLAEYCKQHGSIDGYPQGQPCSREAFFATKADIFVPAALENQVGEEEAHLLDVRLVAEGANGPTNPKGEIILQERGIDIIPDILANSGGVTVSYYEWVQNRRSETWDLEEVDERLEKAMKRAYQRVSLMARQLNCSKRLACYGLALHALKAAYMERGIFP from the coding sequence ATGAATACTGAGCGTTATCAGTTTTTTGACGTCATTCAGGGCTATTTGGAAAAAGCTGCGGCGTTGATCCAGTTGCCGCCGCATGTCGCCAAACTGCTCGCGCAACCTAAGAACGAGTTGATCGTATATTTTCCCGTTCAGATGGACAGCGGCGAGATCCGCGTGTTCAAAGGATACCGCATCCAACACAACAATCTTCTCGGGCCTTATAAGGGGGGCCTTCGCTATCACGAGACGGTCTCTTTGGATGACCTCAAGGCACTTGCCTCAATGATGACGTGGAAATGCGCTTTGATGGAGATACCGTTCGGCGGAGCCAAAGGGGGCGTCAAAGTTAACCCTCGCGACCTTTCCACCGACGAATTGATGCGCCTTACCCGACGCTTCACCCATGCGTTGGGTTCCAATATTGGCCCAGATTACGATATCCCAGCGCCCGATGTCGGTACCAATGCGCAGATCATGGTCTGGATGATGGACACGTATATGAACACCATCGGGCATGTGGAAAAGAATGCCCAGCGGCGCATTGTAACCGGCAAGAGCATCACCTCGGGTGGCTCCCACGGCCGCGAGAAGGCAACGGCTCAAGGTGTCGTTCACTGCATTACCGAATGGGCGCGTGAGCAGCGTATGGATTTGGAAGCCAAGACGGCTATTGTTCAGGGTTTTGGCAACGTCGGTTCAAACACTGCGATGTTGCTGGCCAAGCTCGGAGTTTCCACGCTGGCGGTGGGAGACCATAGTGGGTACATGCAGAATCCTGAAGGGTTCAATCCACATAAGTTGGCCGAGTATTGTAAACAACACGGTTCCATCGATGGATATCCTCAAGGCCAACCGTGTAGCCGTGAGGCGTTTTTTGCGACAAAGGCTGACATCTTTGTGCCGGCCGCGTTAGAGAATCAGGTGGGGGAAGAGGAAGCGCATCTGCTCGATGTGCGACTTGTTGCGGAGGGTGCCAACGGCCCAACCAATCCCAAAGGAGAAATAATCTTGCAGGAGCGCGGGATTGACATCATTCCAGACATTCTCGCCAACAGTGGCGGCGTCACAGTCAGCTACTATGAGTGGGTGCAGAACCGCCGAAGCGAGACATGGGATCTGGAAGAAGTCGATGAGCGTTTGGAGAAGGCAATGAAGCGAGCCTATCAACGGGTGTCTTTGATGGCGAGACAGCTTAACTGCAGCAAGCGGCTTGCGTGCTATGGACTGGCGCTTCATGCGCTAAAGGCCGCATACATGGAACGCGGCATTTTTCCTTAG
- a CDS encoding BamA/TamA family outer membrane protein yields the protein MVSPLLIRAWICFAGISMLGACPSAALAQTPPGLPVKNREAVAAGNIRYVLESIKISGNHHTATRVIEDYLELRSGDVLDVEDPRLVAVRWRLLGTGYFDTVRLELARGSRRGRVVLWVFVQERNTFIIDQVAAGMAEGVRNTEDQSAAIEPYFGISVTERNTFGQGLELSLATALSASQQGFRLRFEYPRAVNRELALRAVAFVNNAREFFGGDGVRVSIQCPPVDPDHPEPCPEEIRAKNAVVKYRRMGLSIGTSQDISNVLRYHLDWQGELVDVTALPDAATERRGDEVIPIDFSINPDQSWISMMRIGLSYDRRDNPALTTRGLWVNFRGDLATRILLSDYDFVRLQLSIRHWFSLPWKHVLRVSAFGGLIYGRAPFFYKFYVADLSDLLPSRMLELNFDRRTPPSLLGTAVKEMRSEDIAARLDFEYALPLHRASKGTRAVDLFFGGGLYFLASRRDLEVGISGYEGFSRVPVDLTFDVGIRIDTDVGVFQLAFSNLMGFLVL from the coding sequence ATGGTATCTCCCCTGCTCATTCGTGCGTGGATTTGCTTCGCAGGGATCTCGATGCTTGGCGCATGTCCGTCCGCTGCCTTGGCCCAGACGCCCCCGGGATTGCCGGTGAAAAACCGGGAAGCCGTGGCCGCAGGAAACATCCGCTATGTGCTCGAATCTATTAAGATTTCCGGCAACCATCATACTGCCACGCGTGTGATCGAAGACTACCTAGAGCTGCGTTCAGGAGATGTTCTCGATGTAGAGGACCCGCGACTTGTGGCGGTGCGCTGGAGGTTACTGGGAACGGGTTATTTCGACACGGTGCGGCTAGAGCTTGCTCGCGGCAGTCGGCGTGGACGGGTGGTGTTGTGGGTCTTTGTGCAAGAGCGCAACACCTTCATCATCGATCAAGTGGCGGCAGGCATGGCCGAGGGCGTGCGTAACACAGAGGACCAAAGTGCGGCCATCGAGCCTTATTTCGGAATCAGCGTGACTGAACGTAACACCTTTGGACAAGGGCTAGAGCTTTCTTTGGCCACGGCCTTGTCTGCATCTCAGCAGGGATTTCGTTTGCGGTTTGAATACCCCCGCGCCGTCAATCGCGAGCTGGCGCTTCGAGCAGTGGCTTTCGTGAATAATGCCCGGGAGTTTTTTGGCGGCGATGGCGTTCGTGTGAGCATTCAATGCCCGCCGGTCGATCCCGATCATCCGGAGCCCTGCCCCGAGGAGATCCGCGCAAAAAACGCGGTCGTCAAGTATCGTCGCATGGGGCTTAGCATTGGCACGAGTCAGGATATAAGCAACGTCCTGCGCTACCATTTGGATTGGCAAGGCGAACTTGTGGATGTCACCGCCTTGCCCGATGCCGCGACTGAGCGTCGCGGAGACGAAGTCATCCCCATCGATTTTTCCATCAATCCGGACCAAAGCTGGATTTCTATGATGCGCATCGGACTGAGTTACGATCGTCGTGATAATCCCGCGCTCACGACGCGCGGGTTGTGGGTGAATTTTCGGGGTGATCTGGCAACCCGGATTTTGCTGAGCGATTATGACTTCGTCCGGCTACAGCTCTCCATTCGACATTGGTTTTCTTTGCCTTGGAAGCATGTGCTCAGGGTGAGTGCGTTTGGGGGGCTGATCTATGGGCGGGCTCCCTTCTTTTATAAGTTCTACGTCGCCGATCTCAGTGATCTACTGCCATCGCGTATGCTGGAGCTCAACTTCGATCGCCGAACTCCTCCAAGTCTCCTCGGCACGGCGGTCAAAGAAATGCGCAGTGAAGACATCGCCGCGCGGCTTGATTTTGAATACGCGCTGCCGCTACATCGGGCGAGCAAAGGCACACGCGCTGTAGATCTGTTTTTTGGAGGAGGCTTGTATTTTCTCGCTTCGCGCCGGGACCTGGAAGTGGGCATTTCCGGCTATGAAGGGTTTTCACGCGTGCCCGTGGA